In Carassius auratus strain Wakin chromosome 20, ASM336829v1, whole genome shotgun sequence, the genomic stretch ACAAGTTCATACAAAATGAAAAATGGACATAAAATGCCTCGATCAACCCAAACATGCAACATATCTACAAATCCTCCAGGTAATAATCCATGTGCCATTTCTTGAAGCAGTTACGTGTTGACACGAAGCACAACGCCACCTTGCAGTGGGAGCAGTATATGGGGGTCTTGACTTTATTTCCTTGTAGTTTGCACAGATGACAAACTCGCCTCCCATGTGTAGCATCAGAACCGAAATACTCTGGATAGCATTGCTCCGTCTGGGCAGGTGAGGCTGGGGGAGATGACTCCGTGTCGGACAGggtttcatttgtttcagtatgGGTTGTAGGCACTCTTCTGGAGACCGGCGTGGCAGATGTTGAGGGATCTTTGGCAGCAGAGGGATTCTTACTTCTGCCGGCACATGCGAGTTCAGAAACAAGAGTTTCCTTAAACAATTTATAGTTGAGAGGAACCTTTTTCTGAGCTTTCGCCAATTCTTGGTGAAGGATGAAACTGTTGCCCACTGCAAtgtcaagaaaatgaaagaagaagGTCTTGTACCATTTTATGGTTTTGTGCAGAATGTTATAATGCTCAATGAGGGAATCAGAGAGATCAATGCCTCCCATGTATTCGCTGTAGTCCTTCACAGCGGATGGAACAGGAATTTGACGTTTTCTCCAAACCCCATCGGAATCCTTTGTGTTCCTGGTGACTGTATCCCCCGTGAACGCCTTGTGAATCGAGGAACACATGAGGACTTCTCTTGCATCCATCCATTTGACGAACAGAAGAGGACCTTGTCGACACCAACGGATGGATCCCAATTCAGATCTTCCGCTCAGATCGTTGGCCTTCGGTAAACTTGAGGCATGGCGCAACATACCACAAGCGAGGATGCCGTTCTGCAACAAATCCAAGAAAAGAGTCGGGCTGGTGTAGAAATTGTCCATGTATAGCCTATAACCCTTGCCGAGGACCTTGTGATCCAGTAGTCTCTTCACCGAATCGTACCCGGCACCTTTCCCCGACGACGTTGAAGTCTTTCCTTCATACACATAGAAATTCCAGGTGTACCCACAGGACGCATCGGCAAGAACGAAGAGTTTGTACCCCAATTTAGTTggtttgtctttcatatatttctTGAGTCCAAGCCTAGCTTTGGTAGCGACCATTCTCTCATCAACCAGAATCTCTCTGTTGGGGTGAAAGTGTTTCCTACACGCCGAAAGAATGTCTGTGTACAGAGGCTTGATTCTGAACAGCCGGTCGTAACCCATGGTGCCTTTCTTCTTATTGTTCTTCTCGTCCTCCTTAGGATCACAGAGGAGAAGATTCCAGGAGATAACCTGAAATCTTGCTCGGGACATGATGGATGATGGGTATGAGAAATTGTAGATTCGTTTTCTCGTCCAGTAGTCTGCAATTGACTTCACCTTCACCAGCCCCATGTACACAACTAACGCCAAATATGAGTAGAACTCGGCTACGGTTAGAGGTAACCAGACAAACTTCTTTCCAgctttcactttcttttcagcATTGCTGTTGGTGTTTCGAACGATTGTCTTGACTGCAGACTTGGTGAAAAAGAGTTGGAACAACTCTAAGGGTGTATACGTTGCGTCCATCGTGAGCTGTGGACCTGGAGGTTGCTTGGGAGAGTAATTCGGTAGTAGTGGTTCCTCATCCTCATTGGTGGTGTCAAGCCACTTATCTGTCTTGCCGTCAACTTTCGTCCAAGGTAAATCCAAAGCAGATAATGACTTGTCCGTGGTTTGGTTCGGTGAATAAGGAGTTGCGACGAGCTTCGGTTTCTCTTTGGTCGAAGCAGGTTGCAGCATAGCTTCAGATGTGGAGGCAGGTTCGGGATTGGGTTCAGAATTGATAGAGATTGTGGGATTGGGAGAAGGATCCAAACTTGATGCTGGAATGGGATCAGCGGGTACAGGAGTGGAATCAGCAGCTGGTAATGAACTTGGTAGGGTTGTAGGAGCAGGAGCAGGATCAGGGGTTGGTTTAAGTATTACATTGGGTTTTAAAGGATGCTTTCGAGGCCGGCCTCTCTTTCGTGGAACTGTGGGGGCTGGACTAGGGATGGGAGCGGAAATGGAATTATGGTTGGTCGTGGGAGTGGCTTCAGGGGCGGGGTTAGTGGTGGCTTCAAAAGTGGGCGTGGCTTTAGAAGCAGGTTCAGATGTGGATTTAGAGAGTTGGTTTATGGGTCCTGATGATGTGGGTGTAGTGGGGTTGCCTGAACTTGGAGATTGAGCTGATGCAGGTGATTTTGAACCATCCGGACTTTCCAGAAGAGGATTCCAATCGTCAGCAGAATCAGGACtgtaatacaaaacaaacacaatttatATGCATAAATTCGGTGGCcacaataaaaactgaaaactagTATCTGGGTTAAGCCTCTAAAGCCTTACATGAAATAATAGATGTAATAGGAGACCTTTTTATTAGatgcaaaaatgttttctgtgttaatAAACTTCTATAACAAATGCAAGACTTCCTTACTCTTCTTCCCACAGTTCCTCTTCTCTCCCCGAATCACTGATCTCGTCGCTATCGCCATCGCCATCGCCATCAAGGTCACTGTTGAGGTCACTGTCAGCCCAAGGTCTGATGGGTTCAGAATTAGGGTTGGAATCAGATGCGAAGAGAGTGGTCAATGGTTCATCTATGGTTTCGGAAGTGGGTTGAGAGGTGGACACATGATCAGAAGAGGCTATGGGTGCAAGTTCAGGCAGAGGACTAGGGGTAGTTTTTGAACTGTGCTTCAAGGGTCCGTCTGTACATAGAGGTGTTGTAGACTGAGGGATCGGAGATGAGAGTCGTTGCCTCTTTGCATTCGGTGATTCTGAATGCTCTAGGATTTCTTTCTTTGTAATAGGCCATTCTTCAATAGCATCCACACTGTAACACAAACCAACGATGATTCATTATGCATGCATGTCGCACAgttacactacagttcaaaagtttggggttagtgagtttttttatgtatttaaaagaaGTCTTTAAGGCTCACAAAGTTGCATTTGTTTAGTAAAACTTGCTATTGTgattattagatttaaaaatagctgttttttactgaaatattttttctaatgTAAATTACTgttttgatcaaagctgaattttcagcatcataactccagtcttcagtgtacaatgatccttcagaaatcattctaatatgctgatttaatgcttaggtaaaacaataatttttagACTGTTTTTTCCattcactgtcacttttaaagACTTGTGTCCTCCCTTAATAAAGTATTTGTaaaagatggcaaaaaaaaaaaaaatagaatgtttATAATGTGTCCAGTTCACTTTACTATGgaagccatgaaaaaaaaaattatataaataaaataaaaggtaacGGCAACTTTATCTCAGTTAAAGTTATTTTCTCAGAATTATCAGAAAAGTTGAGAATTTCAAGATATAAATTCGCAATTGttaactcacaattctgaaaaaatatgtgaaatataatcttacaaatgtacaaatataaacGTGAAAATATAAGCTGGGTGACacgaaaaaaaaattgcaagatgtaaaatcagaattatgagaaaaaatgtctgaattctaagaaaaattctaaatattgtgttttttttgtgtgtgtgtgtggcagaaacagggttcaacacacacacacacacacacactgtaaaccaattttaaaaaaataaatggaaattaatTTACTCACTTCTCTTCCCATGGTTCCTCTTTCTTCACCGTTGGGATCTTGTTGGTGTTGCCGTCAAACACAAGCCCTGTTGATGTTGGTGTACAGAAGAGTGTAGCTATCGGCGCTTGATGGGAGGCAGCTGTGGAATCCGGGCTGAGTTTAAAAGTGGAAGCGGGATTAGAGATGAGTATGGGTGTAGAATTAGGATTCAGTTTAACAGAGGAAGAGGCATTGGTAAGGGTTATAGGAGTGAAATTGGAGCCAAGTGTAAAGGTGGATGTGGAATGAGGGCTGAATTTAATGGAGGAATTAGGGATCAGCGTGCCATATAAGGGGGGTTTAGGCACGATCGCGGGATACGGGCTGGGTTTGGAAAAGAGTTTGGCTTTAGATTTGTCTTTAGGTGGTCTGCCTCTCCGTCGAGGTAAGGAGAGGGCTGAGGTTGTTTTCGGATTGTGGGCCATCGCTGGTGCTGATGGAGAGGTCGTCGAAGCATTTTTACGTGGTCGTCCTCTCCGGCGTGGTAAAGATGATGAAGGTGAAGACGATGAGCTCCTCTTTAGTTTTGAGCGCCTGAGAGGCTCCCATTCTTCAGAAGAATCAATTCTGgaatataataaatacacttaGATCTTATACCACATTAAAGAGATTTATtgttattcattacacttttggcaaaagaaaagcattaaagaaaaaaacaaaaacattcatgcatgcaaatgatacatgcaaaaaatacattgacTACAGTGCTTGCGACACTGCTTTGATATTCTTACATCTTTGCATAATGACGATTGATTTACAAACAAACTGCTCACAAACCAGTGTTTTCAGCGTCTCAGTTCGCAGGAAACTGGGTCGCTTATAAAGTGCATTTAAGAACCATATTCCCAAACTTTCAATGAGAACTGCTTATAAACTGGCTGTTGACAACAATAGCCAAACTTTATGGGCTCCCAGCTGTTGTACCAAAAAACGAAACATTTGAAAATtagtaattttacagttgtactgtgaaataaaataatttgtattatattgttttttcttaaatatcCCTTTAACCATACCATTTGGTGGCAAGAAGAACCTTTTCCCTTTAAAAGCTGTGCATTTTTGCAAACAGCATATACAGGGACAGTTCCCATGGCAAATTGCTATTTTTGTTGCATAGCAACATTTCTTTACCAGTGTCAGACCCTTTCGAAGACTATTATTAACAGAGAAACTGACTGCTTTCTCAATGCATTACAGACTTTCTTGGCCACAGATGATCCTTGCATCTTTTCccaattacatataaaaatatcagtttttaacAATTTGCAATGGGAGCATCCTTTTTTCTTAGAATATCCTATAGGATTTATGTCAACAATATTTAGAGGACTGGACAGTCTTATACAtgtaattggaaaaaaatatggaAACGCCCCTGAGTGCAAGATGACGTCATTGCGATTTATGCCCATTTTGCAGACAAAAAAACTGTTATAAGTGtaacactctttctctctctctctctatatataaatagatagataaatatatgTTTCAAACTGATTCATATCAGCTAGATTATATGAAGGTTTTTACACTATTTTTCACACTATGTTTGGTGTCTTGCAAGCACTGCATTCCCCATCTACCTTTAAGATAATTGCATTCTGCATTAAGCAATAAAAGGATCATTTTCTACCCCACAACAGGTAAAAACGCTACACATGCCGTATCACTCACTCTTCTTCCCGCGGTTCCTCGTCCTCCTCCGCCGAATCGTCGAGCTCGTCGCTGTCTGAGAGGGGTTTGTATCCAACTTCAGTGTCGCAGTCGTCTATAACGCACTCGATTTCATAAAACATCTGCTTTTTCGCCCCGACATCCTCTGTCGATGCCATTTCGAGCAGAAAAGATGAAGAAAACTGAACGTTGCCTTCTCGAACCGGGTTCAGACTCTGCAGAACACGCGCGCAGGCTCACGGCGTTCAGAGGGCTCTCCATAAGCCCCGCCTTCCACTTCTACGTAGGAATTATCGCAGTCTCCGATTGGAGCACACTTTTTGAGTGACGTGCGAACGATGGCTGAGATCATCAGTTATGCGACGTGAAAAGCAGAcccttttatttatatactttaagaACCAAatctataaaatacatatttttcaaatgtaaaaatatttatttcagtgcaCTCGTTTAGTGCTGTTTTGACTCTTGGTCCTtgcctttttgtttgatttgatgatgtaaaaaattaataaaatatttaaataaaaactgccgtttgttttgtttttactgctCTTTTTTTCTAGTGCTGCATATTAGAAAAACTGCTTATGTGACAATTGCAAAATGTAGTTGTGTAGTTCATCAGATTTCCACAGCTTTTTGTATAGCTagattttgccattttaataaacaaatatcatTGCATATTAATTACTTTGCTGACCTTTTCAGTTtgcttatttttttgtaatttatatcaCATATGGCACACTAATTCCATGCTGTACCATTGCAATTATGCAAGTTCTTACTCCATCTTACCCTGGGATGCAGACACAGCAAACAGATTTTCCTTGAGTTGACAACCTGTCTGACTGAATCTGTGTTTGTGCCGTACAGGTTCTGTTCAAACTCGCCCGACTCAATGAATTTCCCCGCAGCCAGGTCAGATTCAAAGCGCTGTCGGGATACAAAGTTGTACTCCCTGCCGTTGACCTCATGTGCACGGGGGTTTCGTGTGGTATCTGTGAcaaatgttcaaaaatacatcCAAGTACAATGCAAAACAGTAGGCTGTgcataaatgtttgtttgtattgCATATGCAACTCAGTTTTTCttaagggaatagttcacccaaaaatgagctTCACTCCGGAGGccatagatgagtttgtttcttcatcagatttggagagaaatttagcattgcatcacttgcaaTGAATGCTTTGAGTGAGAGtcgaaacagctgataaaagcatcacagtaatccactTCACTCCAGTGCATtagttaacatcttgtaaagtaaaaagctgtgtgtttgtaagaaacaaatcctcaATACCAGGGGTGTCAAaatcaattcctggagggccagaaCCCTGCAGAGTtgtgttccaaccctgctccaaaacacataccatgtagttttcaaataagcctgaaggacttgattagttggatcaatATTCAGTTAGGGTTGAATCAAACTCTGCAGAGCTCCAGCCTTCTAGGAACGGAGTTAGACAAACCAACCCAAAACAGCTTTAAGCAAATTGGATTTGGGATGATTTaggtggattttaatgtgagagacaCCGGAGAATTAtgctcatattttggccagaagtgacagtttaaaaTGGCttagtgatggatttgtttcttacaagcattGAGTTGGAGTAGTTACAGCAGTAGTAGTTATCcctggactggagtggattacttATGGAGTTTTATGcatttggactcattctgatggcacccattcactgcagaggatccattggggagaaagtgatgcaatgctacatttcataAGTATGATATTACAGCATTTCAACATAATGAATCTCGTATGACATATAATTTTAATATCGATCGTTTTGGAAGCGAGCCATTGTACTTCCTACTATTATTTGGATGTTAAATAACTTTAAGCCAGAGTTGTAAAGGAAAAACCCAATTCTTACGTGGGACAGCACCAGCGAATCGGTCAGGCTCTAAAGAGAGCAGTCTTTGTCTCAGTTCATCGTGTCCACTGTTAGGTGGACCAATCAGAGCGATGGGCCGCTTGCGGTTGGGCGGCTGATGGTACAGGGCCACCTCTTCGTAGGTCAGGATATCCTCGGTGTAATGCTCTGAACAATTACAAATATTCATTACTGGTGAGTTTTtgcaaaatatgaatttctttagTCTATACCAGGGCTATTGAACTCAGCTCAACAAATGTTTTCAAAGAAATTCCCAAACAATGAATATCCACAAAACGAGACAAAAAGTAAACACTGAATCCCAAAAGCTAAAAAGGTAAACCTGTTCATTCTCAGCATAcattctgtttttaaatgcaaattgcAACTCGGGGGTTAGAAACGCTTTTCATTGTTATTTCTTATTGCCCATCTTGCAGGAGAAGAAATCTCCCTCCATGAACGTCTGTCAGTTAGCTAACGACTCTTATATCCTCAGCCTTTCAACCACCAGGAACCATTCACACCTCAAACCCATCAGCTGAATCACATGCAATCCAAAACGGGTGGGAAAACTCTACTTTTTATACTTATACGTGCACTCAAATCATAGCAAGGGAATTTCAGTGGATCATTTGAATTTGCACAACTAAGACACAAGAGCAACCTATTAGCAACACATTGGAAACCACAAAGTACATCTAGCAactgcacaacaacaacaacaacaacaacagcgcAACACCCACAGCATTTTCATTACACTACAACTGATGACTAACAGCAggaataattatttcagttaagGATGAATTTCAATTTTGATTTAATTCTCACCGATATTCTTAGTAGGATTGAACAAGAGTTTTTTCCGTTGCTTTTTGCCTTTCTTTGCACACCAAAGTTTCCCTGAGGAAAGAAGATCTGTTATCAAAGACACCAAACTTTTAAGATCAACAGCAACTTCTAAATCTTTCAAGGATGATTAACGCccaaagtttgtgtttgtgtctctacAGAAGTTTTATTTCTGGCAGGAAGTGAGTGAGTTTCAGACAGATGTGGTCCAGCTCACCTTTATACTCTTGATTTCTCTCTGTAATGGTTTTCTTCATGGCTTCTCTGTGCTGTTGGAAGCTCTTCCCTTGAAAGAACACAACAGATGATGACCACTGATGATCTTGTCTTACTATGGTATGTTAGACAAGCAAATACTACTTAGGGAAAGACTGTATTATTAAATGGCACATAGGCAATAGTGGCAAAAACATATCTCAATATTTTTCTGACTTGACCAAAAccgaaataaatattaattataaattagatTAATATGAttacaaaatagaaataaaaacagcacaCAACAAATTTAGAAAACTTATAAagtgtataatatatacacacaaatagaaaataaatctaattttaaatataaacaataaaaaaaaataacaatacaataatactaaaaaaaatcactgaataaGAGTTTAAACTTAATTGGCAAATAAAAAGTGCTAATTTATTGCAAATGCATGATGGATATCATTGTATGTTGCCCTATTCcgcaaaacattaaattattttttcaattgattTACATGCAATTGCATTATGTCTCTATCCTGTAATTGAGCATGCACTCTGCTAATTGTTCTAACCAGGTATAAGTCCAGCAAGGGGCTTCTGTTCCTCATGTCCGTCCCGGTACGCCTGCCACCAGTTAGGGTCGTCCTGGCTGGTGACATGTAGGATGTCTCCCTTTTGGAAGGAGAGCCCGAGCTCTCTGCATGGCACGTATGGGTCCTCAGATGGGTCATAACTGAAGTTTGCCTTCACATGCATCTGTAAAGAAAGAGAACACAGAGACAAGGACAAAGCTCATGTATAAGCTTTATACCAAACCCTAATGAGCTGTTACCaaatataaaatctatttaaaatagtAGTTATCACAGGTATCAGCCCTCATAAATTTTTCACAAGTATACTAATAAATAAAGCAATTCCAGAATGCATTGTGGGAAGAAGCCTACTATAGGGTTtgaaactagggatgcacgatattggattttggccgatattcgatatgccgatattttcaaaataattttggccgatgccgataccgatatatataaacattttcgcctgatatatttaaactttaattttactgaagagaaatccatgtatctcttctgtactgattctaccataaatttattcttttacaaatgtagacagacattcacacctgaaaaacaggtcaattatttcactcaGAGAATATCGTTTTGGCTCATctgcagaaatattcatattggccgataccgatgatggtcattttaagcttttatcggccgataccgatgttgtgccgatattatcgtgcatccctatttgAAACAGTTGAAGACAAGcctaaaaacacattcaaaagaaggaatgaaaattaagaaattacagATAAAGTCATACCACGGTTGGTCGGTGAGGCGATATTTTGTTTTGAGAGTTTGGGATGAGAAGAAACATAAGGGACCCATGCATGCAGGACTACAGACAAACAAGAAGAACAAAGATGTTAActggttgtattttattttattgtttttaaagaaaaaattttATTTACCAAGGTTTCTTTAAATTGCAtataagtgacagtaaagacatttataatgttacaaaatatttaattaattcatcaaagcaacttgaaaataaaatataccaCGGCTGCCACAAaagatatgaagcagcacaactgatttcaacactgataataatcagatatTTTTTCTAAGCTGCgaatcattatattataatgatttcggTTTCATTTTAACATCCATTCACATAAAAAGCAgctattttacattgtaaaaatatttcacaatattacggttttcactgtattttaaatcaaataaataaagtctttatGAACATGAGAgcgatccattttttttttttttgagcagtaatatacattataataacaaattattttgGTAAATTAAGTTGCAAGGATTTTAGGGCTTTCTGGATCTCACCAAAATGTTGTGAACATCATTAACACTTTTTCCACGGACTGGAACTCCATTGATCTCCAGGATTTCATCTCCTTCACTGAGCAGGTTGCTTTTCTCAACCGTCCCGCCGCTCACCACTCGACTGATGATTACACGGTCATCTTCATTCCGAACGGTCACACCCTAAACAATATTTAAGGTGTAACAGTACAACAAACCCATCATCAGAAACTACAGTGATACATTCAGTGCTGCCCTAAGAGACTATGTATTACACTAACCAAAGGCATGTCACGAATCTTCTCCAGGGAAACCAGTTTGGTGGTCTTTTCATCCCGGTCCACGGATTCAATAGTTTCGACATCCAATTCTTGCTCGGCAATACAGTCATGAGCTTCCATCAGGGCCTGAGGAAGAGCCATGAACATCAACACTGGTCAATAGAGATGTCAGCATCGACTCTTATGATTTGAGCCAGTAAGGAATCATCCAGAACACCTTAGGATCTGCATAGTAGTACCCCAGAAACACAACACCCCTGCAACTGCACAGCAACAAAAACCCTCATAGCACTtcagcaactgcatagcaaacaCCTTAAACACACTAGCAACTATTTACACCATAGCAGCTGCATAGAAACACTTTAAAAGCATTATGTTGGCAGcaagttacataaaataactgtatgcatttaaaaaaaatccctgcTTTGAAATGTTGTTTAAACAAGCAAACAGTCAAGCTAAGAAGCACCCATGTCGTTTAACCCCGAGACTGTCCCAGCACCAGGATTGGTGCTTCACCTCGGTGAAGGTGAAGGTGGCATCTCGTACCTTGCTATAATAAGATCAGTTTCTGCCAAACTCAATGCAAAGTTTAACCTGAACATAAACCCGCCGTAATCTCCCACAGTGCTGTCAGTCATCATATCACCCCTTACCTCCTCATGCATGTATACCGTATGAAGAATAATAGAGCTGTGCGGTTTTAAACAGCCACTGTGTGTACTGACAGAAGGTGGGGAGGGGAATCATCTCGTGGCAGGTATCTGTTTCTAAGGCCGTTAATTGGATCTAACCTGTGGTGTGTACAAATAGACACACAGAGAGGTTGTTTTCACGCCCTTGTGTTGGGCCTGAATATGTGAGACAACCAATCAGGTCTTGATTTACTTTGATCAACAACTATGCATCTACTTCACTAGTTCAGGTGTGGCCAAGATAGAAAGATGCAAACAATAAGTTACAACTAACTATATCATCATGCAtatttctgaaaacaaaacaaaaggctgagtaaaaaaaaaacaaagcaaaaaacaaatgaacacagaaaacactagcaaccactcaaaacatcTGAGATGGCAGCATGCATTTTTAGATTCAGAAAAAGTTACAGAGTATCATTTCCCAGGTAGAAAATTTAGGTTATAAAAATGTTGTGGGAATGTTGTTTTGAATTGTTTCTAAAGCTTTAAAATGTCCATGATTTGAATGTTATTTCAATGttgcaaaaatgttttgtaaaatgttctactaacttgattttttttaaccaaaaataaaatgtaatttgaaagttattttaagaATATATGTCCAGTTTTTTCGTTATGATTATAATGCTAGTtatacattacaaaaacattttcttatctgcaatgttctgagaatgttcatcaagtaacttttttgtttgttattttgattCCTTACATTTATTGAATTTCTAAAAAAGTTATGAGAATCTTCACTGTTAGCTGGTCTGATGTTTTGGAAAAGTCCTGCCTTTAAAAACGAAATGTTTCTGGCCATTTCACTTTTAAATGGGAGGAGAAACTTCCATATCCTTATTGGTGGTGTCAAAGGGTGTTTGTCCAATCAACCTTCAGTAGAATGATGCAGATGCAAGGTTGATTCCCCATGATTTACCTGCAGGTTTGGTGAGGTCAGAAGGCCTGTGAGTTCTGTGGCTTCGGTGTGTTTGCTGGACTGCAGGACACTCTCCACCTGAAGACCAAGAACATCTGTCAGCAACGACACTGATGAGTATAGCTTCATCTAGACCTGTACAGCAACGTCTAGACAAGCATCACTAGCACGGTTGCTCATTAAAAATAATCTGATGAAAACCTAATAACTCTCCATCGGATAATATGCACAGATTTTATGCCCGAAAATGACAAATTTACtgattttgtttctttatctaaacagatttggaaaaatgttgcattgcatcaggtgttcaccaatggatgctctgcagtgaatgggtgccgtcagaatgagagtccaaactgatgataaaaacatcacaataattcataagtaatccacacaactccagtccatcaattggTGTCTTGAGATAATGTCTTCTATAATTAAG encodes the following:
- the pals1b gene encoding MAGUK p55 subfamily member 5b; protein product: MLTLHMNGDMSKTEKIQDDPDEVMMMEEEEAWELAQDTDLNSSSCLTSAQSSTELIFDGVDVAEEAKSISEERKTTELEDLLESLQHLQLCLTDAESQQDVQLLLELMLQSDFQQAFIMHRSLAQSTRHLCLPFPLTAHAQQLRDEVESVLQSSKHTEATELTGLLTSPNLQALMEAHDCIAEQELDVETIESVDRDEKTTKLVSLEKIRDMPLGVTVRNEDDRVIISRVVSGGTVEKSNLLSEGDEILEINGVPVRGKSVNDVHNILSCMHGSLMFLLIPNSQNKISPHRPTVMHVKANFSYDPSEDPYVPCRELGLSFQKGDILHVTSQDDPNWWQAYRDGHEEQKPLAGLIPGKSFQQHREAMKKTITERNQEYKGKLWCAKKGKKQRKKLLFNPTKNIEHYTEDILTYEEVALYHQPPNRKRPIALIGPPNSGHDELRQRLLSLEPDRFAGAVPHTTRNPRAHEVNGREYNFVSRQRFESDLAAGKFIESGEFEQNLYGTNTDSVRQVVNSRKICLLCLHPRSLRVLCSSDLKPYIIFIRPSPPQERFSTLLTRGVKKHMPEDVRETSEKVREMEHSYGHLFDAVITNSEPEKSVSELLRLVDKLDIEPQWVPSAWVS
- the LOC113120563 gene encoding chimeric ERCC6-PGBD3 protein-like produces the protein MASTEDVGAKKQMFYEIECVIDDCDTEVGYKPLSDSDELDDSAEEDEEPREEEIDSSEEWEPLRRSKLKRSSSSSPSSSLPRRRGRPRKNASTTSPSAPAMAHNPKTTSALSLPRRRGRPPKDKSKAKLFSKPSPYPAIVPKPPLYGTLIPNSSIKFSPHSTSTFTLGSNFTPITLTNASSSVKLNPNSTPILISNPASTFKLSPDSTAASHQAPIATLFCTPTSTGLVFDGNTNKIPTVKKEEPWEENVDAIEEWPITKKEILEHSESPNAKRQRLSSPIPQSTTPLCTDGPLKHSSKTTPSPLPELAPIASSDHVSTSQPTSETIDEPLTTLFASDSNPNSEPIRPWADSDLNSDLDGDGDGDSDEISDSGREEELWEEDPDSADDWNPLLESPDGSKSPASAQSPSSGNPTTPTSSGPINQLSKSTSEPASKATPTFEATTNPAPEATPTTNHNSISAPIPSPAPTVPRKRGRPRKHPLKPNVILKPTPDPAPAPTTLPSSLPAADSTPVPADPIPASSLDPSPNPTISINSEPNPEPASTSEAMLQPASTKEKPKLVATPYSPNQTTDKSLSALDLPWTKVDGKTDKWLDTTNEDEEPLLPNYSPKQPPGPQLTMDATYTPLELFQLFFTKSAVKTIVRNTNSNAEKKVKAGKKFVWLPLTVAEFYSYLALVVYMGLVKVKSIADYWTRKRIYNFSYPSSIMSRARFQVISWNLLLCDPKEDEKNNKKKGTMGYDRLFRIKPLYTDILSACRKHFHPNREILVDERMVATKARLGLKKYMKDKPTKLGYKLFVLADASCGYTWNFYVYEGKTSTSSGKGAGYDSVKRLLDHKVLGKGYRLYMDNFYTSPTLFLDLLQNGILACGMLRHASSLPKANDLSGRSELGSIRWCRQGPLLFVKWMDAREVLMCSSIHKAFTGDTVTRNTKDSDGVWRKRQIPVPSAVKDYSEYMGGIDLSDSLIEHYNILHKTIKWYKTFFFHFLDIAVGNSFILHQELAKAQKKVPLNYKLFKETLVSELACAGRSKNPSAAKDPSTSATPVSRRVPTTHTETNETLSDTESSPPASPAQTEQCYPEYFGSDATHGRRVCHLCKLQGNKVKTPIYCSHCKVALCFVSTRNCFKKWHMDYYLEDL